In the genome of Quercus robur chromosome 3, dhQueRobu3.1, whole genome shotgun sequence, one region contains:
- the LOC126719026 gene encoding uncharacterized protein LOC126719026 isoform X1 gives MELKDGSGRYKVILLEISDESSSKHSETHSESLGESGSSEKFEIHPSLIIRTQSKHEETHTHADFIDRSGSSKHSETCSVVIDGSGSSKHSETSSDVIDLTNFIDGSGSSKHSETCSDIIDMTEVIDGTDSSNHSSIHQEDAINEANQHALAKKLGPTSSSDSSLEDVIQIIINKVPKSGESNSSFPNPNTDTPHEAIEEETDISSNRSTPVSDVGHESVAQSMSPTQSPKIQVMDRSVGYDPSRIPRSVFETSKSTTPMDWSVASNDSLFSLHVGNNSFSKDRMFLFGDFKSDELSKSGELTKLSSIPSVPKEEIDKKKIKIGGATLEVDENSNDAAKVSTEAQNLQNVPRPAVSRNSSSPSRNSDDTRNSAESFAFPVKTNHAKPSCYCSNCSGAFRYCIWQSCYFRWPSCYCSNCSWAFCYCWNCSRKVFSCHSSTIFAVVESTAVFNADEEQRQQQKPLSPKVASESTAKCWFPFLSWLQQGGSYCSCVHCRPCAHCC, from the exons ATGGAGTTGAAGGATGGGAGTGGAAGGTATAAGGTAATACTTCTAGAGATCAGTGATGAAAGCAGTAGTAAGCACTCAGAAACACATTCAGAAAGTCTTGGTGAAAGCGGAAGCAGtgaaaaatttgaaatacaTCCATCTCTTATTATTCGGACTCAAAGTAAGCATGAGGAAACACATACACATGCAGATTTTATTGATAGAAGCGGAAGCAGTAAGCATTCAGAAACGTGTTCAGTTGTTATTGATGGAAGCGGAAGCAGTAAGCATTCAGAAACTAGTTCAGATGTTATAGATCTGACTAATTTTATTGATGGAAGCGGAAGCAGTAAGCATTCAGAAACTTGTTCAGATATTATAGATATGACAGAAGTTATTGATGGAACTGATAGCAGTAACCATTCATCTATTCACCAAGAGGATGCCATTAATGAAGCCAATCAACATGCCCTAGCCAAAAAGTTAGGGCCTACTTCTTCATCAGATTCGTCATTGGAAGATGTCAtccaaataattataaataaagtcCCCAAATCTGGAGAAAGTAATTCTTCCTTTCCAAATCCTAACACTGATACTCCTCATGAAGCAATAGAAGAAGAAACTGACATTTCCAGTAACAGATCCACTCCAGTTTCTGATGTAGGCCATGAATCAGTGGCGCAGAGTATGTCTCCTACACAATCCCCTAAGATACAAGTGATGGACCGTTCAGTAGGATATGATCCTTCTAGGATTCCACGTTCTGTTTTTGAAACAAGCAAATCCACAACACCAATGGATTGGAGTGTTGCTTCCAATGACTCATTGTTTAGCCTTCATGTAGGGAACAATAGTTTCTCGAAAGATcgtatgtttttgtttggtgatTTTAAATCTGATGAACTGAGCAAATCAGGTGAGTTGACCAAGCTCAGCTCAATCCCTTCCGTTCCAAAAGAGGAAattgacaaaaagaaaataaaaataggtgGAGCTACATTAGAGGTTGATGAGAACAGCAATGATGCAGCAAAAGTAAGTACAGAAGCTCAAAACTTGCAAAATGTGCCACGTCCAGCAGTATCCAGGAATTCCTCTAGCCCCTCCCGAAATTCTGATGATACCAGAAACAGTGCAGAATCTTTTGCTTTCCCTGT AAAGACGAATCATGCAAAGCCATCGTGCTATTGTTCCAATTGTAGTGGGGCGTTCCGCTACTGTATATGGCAAAGCTGCTACTTTAGGTGGCCTAGCTGCTACTGTTCTAATTGTAGCTGGGCGTTCTGCTACTGTTGGAACTGTAGCCGAAAAGTATTTTCTTGTCATTCTTCTACCAT TTTTGCAGTAGTGGAAAGTACTGCTGTTTTCAATGCAGATGAGGAACAGCGGCAACAGCAGAAGCCACTATCCCCAAAAGTGGCTTCAGAATCGACTGCAAAATGTTggtttcctttcctttcttgGTTGCAACAGGGTGGTAGTTATTGTTCTTGTGTTCATTGTCGTCCTTGTGCTCATTGTTGTTGA
- the LOC126719026 gene encoding uncharacterized protein LOC126719026 isoform X2, with translation MELKDGSGRYKVILLEISDESSSKHSETHSESLGESGSSEKFEIHPSLIIRTQSKHEETHTHADFIDRSGSSKHSETCSVVIDGSGSSKHSETSSDVIDLTNFIDGSGSSKHSETCSDIIDMTEVIDGTDSSNHSSIHQEDAINEANQHALAKKLGPTSSSDSSLEDVIQIIINKVPKSGESNSSFPNPNTDTPHEAIEEETDISSNRSTPVSDVGHESVAQSMSPTQSPKIQVMDRSVGYDPSRIPRSVFETSKSTTPMDWSVASNDSLFSLHVGNNSFSKDRMFLFGDFKSDELSKSGELTKLSSIPSVPKEEIDKKKIKIGGATLEVDENSNDAAKVSTEAQNLQNVPRPAVSRNSSSPSRNSDDTRNSAESFAFPVFAVVESTAVFNADEEQRQQQKPLSPKVASESTAKCWFPFLSWLQQGGSYCSCVHCRPCAHCC, from the exons ATGGAGTTGAAGGATGGGAGTGGAAGGTATAAGGTAATACTTCTAGAGATCAGTGATGAAAGCAGTAGTAAGCACTCAGAAACACATTCAGAAAGTCTTGGTGAAAGCGGAAGCAGtgaaaaatttgaaatacaTCCATCTCTTATTATTCGGACTCAAAGTAAGCATGAGGAAACACATACACATGCAGATTTTATTGATAGAAGCGGAAGCAGTAAGCATTCAGAAACGTGTTCAGTTGTTATTGATGGAAGCGGAAGCAGTAAGCATTCAGAAACTAGTTCAGATGTTATAGATCTGACTAATTTTATTGATGGAAGCGGAAGCAGTAAGCATTCAGAAACTTGTTCAGATATTATAGATATGACAGAAGTTATTGATGGAACTGATAGCAGTAACCATTCATCTATTCACCAAGAGGATGCCATTAATGAAGCCAATCAACATGCCCTAGCCAAAAAGTTAGGGCCTACTTCTTCATCAGATTCGTCATTGGAAGATGTCAtccaaataattataaataaagtcCCCAAATCTGGAGAAAGTAATTCTTCCTTTCCAAATCCTAACACTGATACTCCTCATGAAGCAATAGAAGAAGAAACTGACATTTCCAGTAACAGATCCACTCCAGTTTCTGATGTAGGCCATGAATCAGTGGCGCAGAGTATGTCTCCTACACAATCCCCTAAGATACAAGTGATGGACCGTTCAGTAGGATATGATCCTTCTAGGATTCCACGTTCTGTTTTTGAAACAAGCAAATCCACAACACCAATGGATTGGAGTGTTGCTTCCAATGACTCATTGTTTAGCCTTCATGTAGGGAACAATAGTTTCTCGAAAGATcgtatgtttttgtttggtgatTTTAAATCTGATGAACTGAGCAAATCAGGTGAGTTGACCAAGCTCAGCTCAATCCCTTCCGTTCCAAAAGAGGAAattgacaaaaagaaaataaaaataggtgGAGCTACATTAGAGGTTGATGAGAACAGCAATGATGCAGCAAAAGTAAGTACAGAAGCTCAAAACTTGCAAAATGTGCCACGTCCAGCAGTATCCAGGAATTCCTCTAGCCCCTCCCGAAATTCTGATGATACCAGAAACAGTGCAGAATCTTTTGCTTTCCCTGT TTTTGCAGTAGTGGAAAGTACTGCTGTTTTCAATGCAGATGAGGAACAGCGGCAACAGCAGAAGCCACTATCCCCAAAAGTGGCTTCAGAATCGACTGCAAAATGTTggtttcctttcctttcttgGTTGCAACAGGGTGGTAGTTATTGTTCTTGTGTTCATTGTCGTCCTTGTGCTCATTGTTGTTGA
- the LOC126719027 gene encoding LRR receptor-like serine/threonine-protein kinase RPK2 — translation MKCQMLLKTEKTKVLFLFLLLSLFCHSVLVSGKALSEKSILLEFKNSASDPSGILSSWNSTNNPDHCSWFGVSCDSNSRVFSLNITGRGNCSEPLSCSEFSGIFPYLDGIRRTRRTSCCCCSSGGSGKLVGKLSPLVGKLTELRVLSLPCNGLSGDIPVEIWGLEKLEVVDLEDNLLTGTLPVGFLGLRNLRVLNLGFNRIEGEIPISFSKCVNLEVLNLAGNRLNGSIPGFLGSFMKLKEFYLSQNKLTGAFEEVFRDNNGCSSIEHLDVSGNFLVGQIPRSLGKCWRLRTLLLFSNMFGDVIPSELGRLRMLETLDVSRNSLSGPIPAELGHCVNLSVLVLSNLFDPPQTNRNSSGDSLNAAPNEYNYFEGSISMEITTLPKLRIVWAPRANLEGKLPSNWGSCENLEMLNLAQNLFSGGITSVFERCKKLHFLDLSSNKLTGELDNKLPVPCMTFFDISGNLMSGPIPKFNYSMCSCLPSLIVGVDSTAFAYLSFFTCKTRLTAPFPFSGARLVIHNFGGNNFTGPMQWLPIAAERLGKQTDYAFLAGGNKLDGLFPGSLFGKCNGLNGMIVNVSNNKFSGNIPLKIGPMCRSLQFLDASKNQISGSIPQSIGDSRSLVVLDLSGNKLHGQITAGVSHLKHLKHLSLAGNNLTGTIPSSFARLRSLEVLELSSNSLSGEIPKSIANLRNLNVLLINNNKISGQIPSSLASVKSLSTFNASFNNLSGPFPHNLNVMNCSGLIGNPFLSSCPIASLMASSPAKADSNGDSQANPGSATFSPIEIASITSASVIVFVLLALIVLFFYTRKWVPNSRVQVESRAIEVFTDIGVPLTFENIVQATGNFSNSNSIGCGGFGGTYKAEISPGIILAVKRLAVGRFQGVQQLCAEVNTLGRLRHPNLVTLIGFHASETEMFLIYNYLPGGNLENFIKERVRRAVEWKILHKIALDIARALAYLHDEKHEESVPRVVHRDVKPSNILLDNDFNAYLSDFGLSRLLGTSETHATTGVAGTFGYVAPEYAMTCRVSEKADVYSYGVVLLELLSDKKALDPSFSSHGNGFNIVSWACMLLRMDQTKEFFTAGLWDAGPHDDLVSTLHLAVTCTGESLSDRPTMKQVVHRLKQLQPSSC, via the coding sequence ATGAAATGCCAAATGTTGCTTAAGACTGAGAAAACCAaagtcttgtttttgtttttgctgttGTCTCTGTTTTGTCACTCTGTTTTGGTTTCTGGGAAAGCGCTTTCCGAGAAATCAATTCTGCTGGAATTCAAGAACTCTGCTTCTGACCCATCTGGGATTCTCTCAAGCTGGAACTCCACCAACAACCCAGATCACTGTTCATGGTTTGGAGTCTCATGTGACTCAAATTCAAGGGTATTTTCTCTCAATATCACTGGCAGAGGTAACTGTTCTGAACCACTTTCTTGCTCTGAGTTTTCTGGAATTTTTCCATATTTAGATGGGATTAGAAGAACTAGAAGaacttcttgttgttgttgttcaaGTGGGGGTAGTGGAAAACTAGTGGGAAAGTTATCACCTTTGGTTGGGAAACTCACTGAACTTAGAGTTTTATCACTGCCTTGTAATGGTCTTAGTGGTGACATTCCTGTTGAAATTTGGGGTTTAGAGAAGTTAGAGGTGGTTGACCTTGAAGATAACTTGTTGACTGGAACTTTGCCTGTggggtttctgggtttgagaAATTTGAGGGTTTTGAATCTTGGGTTTAATAGAATTGAGGGTGAGATTCCTATTTCATTTTCCAAGTGTGTGAATTTGGAGGTCTTGAATTTAGCTGGTAATAGATTAAATGGGTCCATTCCTGGATTTTTGGGTAGTTTTATGAAGTTGAAGGAATTTTATCTGTCTCAAAATAAGTTAACTGGGGCTTTTGAGGAAGTGTTTAGAGATAATAATGGTTGTAGTAGTATTGAACATCTTGATGTGTCAGGGAACTTCCTAGTTGGTCAGATTCCGCGTAGTTTGGGGAAATGTTGGCGGTTACGGAcacttttgttgttttctaaCATGTTTGGTGATGTCATTCCTAGTGAGCTTGGTCGGCTTCGGATGCTTGAAACTCTAGATGTTTCTAGAAACAGCCTTAGCGGTCCAATTCCTGCTGAGCTTGGACATTGTGTCAATTTGTCAGTTCTTGTCCTCTCGAATCTTTTTGATCCACCCCAAACCAACAGGAATTCGAGTGGAGATTCATTGAATGCTGCCCCAAATGAGTACAATTATTTCGAAGGCTCCATTTCTATGGAAATCACAACCCTTCCAAAGTTGAGAATAGTTTGGGCGCCAAGGGCAAATCTGGAAGGGAAGCTTCCAAGCAACTGGGGTAGTTGTGAGAACTTGGAAATGTTGAACTTAGCTCAAAACCTTTTCAGCGGAGGGATCACCAGTGTATTTGAGAGATGCAAGAAGCTGCATTTTCTTGATTTAAGCTCAAATAAGCTTACTGGAGAGCTTGATAATAAACTTCCAGTTCCTTGTATGACATTTTTTGACATTAGTGGGAACCTCATGTCAGGGCCCATCCCAAAATTTAATTACAGCATGTGTTCCTGTTTGCCCTCATTGATTGTTGGAGTTGACAGCACTGCATTTGCTTATTTGTCATTCTTTACTTGTAAAACCCGTCTTACAGCTCCTTTTCCATTTTCTGGTGCTAGACTTGTGATTCATAATTTTGGTGGGAACAACTTCACTGGTCCAATGCAATGGCTTCCGATTGCAGCAGAGAGATTGGGCAAGCAGACTGATTATGCATTTCTTGCTGGTGGAAACAAGCTTGATGGATTATTTCCTGGAAGTCTATTTGGAAAATGTAATGGCTTAAACGGAATGATTGTTAATGTTAGCAATAACAAATTTTCTGGTAATATTCCTTTGAAGATTGGTCCAATGTGCAGATCTCTTCAATTCTTGGATGCCTCGAAGAATCAAATCTCTGGATCAATACCGCAAAGTATTGGGGATTCGAGATCTCTTGTTGTTCTTGACTTGAGTGGGAACAAATTGCATGGTCAGATTACAGCTGGTGTTAGTCATCTGAAGCATCTTAAGCATCTTTCCCTGGCTGGTAACAACCTGACTGGCACCATCCCATCTAGCTTTGCAAGGTTGCGCTCCCTTGAAGTGTTAGAACTTTCGTCAAACTCTCTTTCTGGTGAAATTCCAAAAAGCATTGCGAACTTGAGAAATTTAAATGTTCTTCTgatcaacaataataaaatcTCTGGGCAGATACCCTCCAGTTTGGCTAGTGTGAAATCTCTGTCAACTTTTAATGCATCCTTCAATAACCTGTCTGGGCCATTTCCGCATAACCTTAATGTGATGAATTGTAGTGGGCTCATTGGAAACCCTTTCCTTTCCTCCTGCCCTATAGCCTCCTTAATGGCATCATCTCCAGCTAAGGCAGATAGCAATGGGGATTCCCAAGCTAATCCAGGATCAGCTACTTTTAGCCCAATCGAGATTGCTTCCATAACATCTGCTTCAGTCATTGTCTTTGTTCTTCTAGCTCTAattgtccttttcttttacaCAAGAAAATGGGTACCAAACTCCAGGGTCCAGGTTGAATCTAGAGCAATTGAAGTTTTCACTGACATTGGGGTTCCGTTGACATTTGAGAATATTGTTCAAGCAACAGGAAATTTCAGTAATAGCAATAGCATTGGCTGTGGAGGTTTTGGGGGCACTTACAAGGCTGAAATTTCTCCAGGAATCATATTGGCTGTAAAGAGGCTTGCTGTCGGAAGGTTCCAAGGTGTTCAACAGCTCTGTGCTGAGGTAAATACTCTTGGGAGGTTGAGACACCCTAATCTCGTAACTTTAATAGGTTTCCATGCAAGTGAAACAGAGATGTTCCTCATATACAATTATCTGCCTGGAGgtaatttggaaaattttattaaggaaAGAGTCAGAAGAGCTGTTGAATGGAAGATTCTTCACAAGATTGCTCTGGATATAGCCCGTGCACTTGCTTATCTGCATGACGAGAAGCATGAGGAAAGTGTTCCGCGTGTCGTACACCGTGATGTCAAGCCGAGTAATATATTGTTGGATAATGACTTCAATGCTTATTTGTCTGACTTTGGTTTATCTAGGCTTTTGGGAACTTCTGAAACCCATGCAACAACTGGTGTAGCAGGAACATTTGGGTATGTAGCGCCTGAGTATGCTATGACCTGTCGTGTGTCTGAGAAGGCTGATGTTTACAGCTATGGTGTCGTGCTGCTTGAATTGTTATCAGATAAGAAAGCCTTGGATCCATCATTTTCTTCACATGGAAATGGTTTCAATATTGTTTCTTGGGCATGCATGCTGTTACGAATGGATCAAACTAAGGAGTTCTTCACAGCTGGGCTATGGGATGCAGGTCCCCATGATGATCTGGTGAGCACTTTGCACTTGGCTGTGACATGTACTGGTGAGTCCCTCTCTGACAGGCCTACCATGAAGCAAGTTGTACATAGGTTGAAACAACTTCAGCCTTCATCATGCTAG
- the LOC126716456 gene encoding glycerophosphodiester phosphodiesterase GDPD6-like, with protein HCCLYLTEFVLVPFLVLLTIESCVGRTLPSKLSDSTKQPLQTSRPYNIAHRGSNGEFPEETAAAYMRAIEEGADFIETDILATKDGVLICSHDVTLGDRTNIANFSQFADRKRTYEVQYVNMTDWFVVDFTLEELKLLGVNQRFSFRDQQYNGKFPIITFEEYISIALDAKRVVGIYPEIKNPVFVNQRVKWSDGKKFEDKFVETLKKYGYKGSYGSKEWLKQPAFIQSFAPSSLTYVANLTDLPKVFLIDDVTIRTEDTNQTYYELTSDSYLDFIKNYVIGIGPWKDTVVTTKNNYLDEVTDLVAKAHARGLQVHPYTFRNENSFLHFDFHQDPYVEYDYWINKIGVDGLFTDFTGSLHNFQEKTSPLS; from the exons CATTGCTGTTTGTACTTGACAGAGTTTGTCCTTGTTCCTTTTCTAGTTCTTCTAACTATTGAAAGCTGTGTTGGAAGAACACTTCCAAGTAAATTATCTGATAGTACTAAACAGCCCCTACAAACATCTCGACCATATAACATTGCTCATCGAGGTTCAAATGGAGAGTTTCCTGAAGAAACTGCTGCTGCATACATG AGAGCTATTGAAGAGGGGGCAGATTTCATAGAAACAGACATCCTCGCCACTAAAGATGGTGTGCTGATATGCTCCCACGATGTAACACTTGGTGATAGAACAAATATTGCAAACTTTAGTCAGTTTGCTGATAGAAAAAGAACCTACGAGGTTCAATATGTGAACATGACTGATTGGTTCGTAG TTGACTTTACACTGGAAGAATTGAAGTTATTAGGGGTGAACCAACGGTTCAGTTTTCGAGATCAACAATATAATG GGAAGTTTCCAATTATCACCTTCGAAGAGTACATATCAATTGCACTGGATGCAAAAAGAGTGGTTGGAATATATCCGGAAATAAAAAATCCTGTTTTTGTCAATCAACGT GTCAAATGGTCAGATGGGAAGAAGTTTGAAGACAAATTTGTGGAGACACTGAAGAAATATGGATACAAAGGTTCATATGGTTCAAAAGAATGGCTGAAACAACCTGCCTTTATTCAGTCATTTGCTCCATCTTCACTCACATATGTTGCAAACCTCACTGATTTGCCCAAAGTTTTCTTAATTGATGATGTGACAATACGAACAGAAGACACCAATCAG ACATATTATGAGCTTACTTCAGATAGCTATTTGGATTTTATAAAGAACTATGTGATTGGAATTGGACCATGGAAGGATACAGTTGTTACtacaaaaaacaattatttggATGAAGTAACTGATCTTGTTGCCAAAGCACATGCTCGTGGCCTACAG GTGCACCCATATACTTTCCGGAATGAAAATTCTTTCCTACACTTCGACTTCCACCAAGATCCATATGTTGAATATGATTACTGGATAAACAAGATTGGAGTTGATGGACTCTTCACTGATTTCACAGGAAGCCTCCATAATTTCCAAGAAAAGACATCCCCTCTCTCCTAA